The Panthera leo isolate Ple1 chromosome D1, P.leo_Ple1_pat1.1, whole genome shotgun sequence region GACCCCTGAATTGGACATTCTTTCATGGTTTTACCCCATCTTTAAAATCCCCTTTCATTATGGCAGCTCACATCTCTCACCTAGCAAAACAAAAGCCCTCCCGCACTTAGCGCCACAGCAGAAAACGAGTTGTTGATCCAGGAGGCCCCTTGGGGTCAGGTCTCCCCACTACAACTTCCGTGATAAAATTCTACAAGGATAGAATGTGCCTCTAGGCCTGACATTTTCTCAAGATCTGGCTGATTTTCTTCTCAATCACTGCAACTCATGCTAGTAAGCAATTTGAACTTCCTCCTTAATGTCGGTGTAAGATCTTACCGCCAACTCTCTCCAGGCTCCTTTCTCCAGCCTCCAAACAGGTGATGACCCCCGCTTTGGCAACTGTGGGTTTGAACCCGCTCTTATCTGAAACACAGTcctggaggaaaaagaaacattatcaaGTTAGTAAGAGATACCACTTGACTCCAAACCAAGTGATCATTTCCAAGGTCACCTCAAGGGGAGTGGTTTAAAACCTCTCAGCTCTAGGACGTGCCTTGGCTTCTCCACGGGGGTGTCAGCCCagcacttctttaaaaaattttttttagtttatttatttatttatttattaagagagagagcgagcagggaggggcagagagaaagggagagagaatctcaagcaggctccacactgccagcgcagggccctacgtggggctcaaacttgcaaaccatgagatcatgacctgagctgaaatcaagagtcaaaggcttaaccaaaGCCCAAcacttctttaatatatatatattttaaaagtttatttatttttgagagagacagagtacgagcaggggaggggcagagagagagggagacacagaatccgaagcagtttccaggctctgagctgtcagcacagagccaacacagggcttgaacccacaaaccatgagatcatgacctgagccgaagtcggacgcttaattggctgagccaacCCAGGCATCCCCGAAGCTCAGCACTTCTTTTGCATTGTGTTCACACGGTAATTTTCAGCTGTTTCTAGCTGAAGAATGGAGAGCATTTTGTCATACACCAATTCATTTATCACAAGAATTTTGGCCACACAGAAAACCTCTGCCTGCCCGCAGCTGGGCTGCCAGTTGAGTCAAAGGTTATAACTCCTTTAAGTGGCTTTGGTGAATCTCAGGTCACTCAGAGGGAAGGCTTTGGTCCCAAACTAATGGAAATACCGTTTTAGAGGATCCTGCCAATTCTAAGAGTGTCTTTCTTGGTGTTGAAAGCTGGCTGGTTAATTGCACACAGTGTAGGCACAGCAAGTTTGCTGAGTTTGAAACATGGTGAGTTTCAAGTACCATTGTGATATTCAGGCACTGTCTATGTCTAGGAAGCACTTGGCACCTAAACTTTGCAAGAGATTCAGGCTGAAGGCACAGAATTGGAAATCATCATGTGGAGAGAAGGGGCCATGAAAGAATACAGGAGAGTGTAATGTCCAGGGGCCAAAGGTGGAGGAAGTGGTCATGGTATGAAGTGTTGCAGAAATACAGATTAAGAACACCTTAGTGTTCACGGAACAAGGAAGGTTTCTGAAGAGAACAGGTTACCGGTGGGGAGATCAAACATCTTGAAACGGAGGTGGGCGTATTCTCCAAGATTTgaaattgggggaaaaatgcaCAGTCGGACAATAAAAACATCAGTAACAATAATCACAACAGACCATGATCTGAGCAGGAGGCTAAACCAAATCTTTATTTATGCTCCCTTGTTTAGCGAGATTAGCATTTTGTGGGGGTAGAGACAGACTCTTCTGTAAAATCAAATAACAAAATAGGAAGCTGGAGTCTGATGGctagagaaagggaggggaaatcccaggaggacgaggacgaggaagaggaagaggaagaggaagaggaagggaaaaacatGTCTCAGAGAAAACATTAAGTTGGGGCCTGACAGGTGTGAGAGAGAGGCTAGAACAAAACCAGTGGAGTTGTAGGAACTGCAGTCCCTGCACCACACTATGCTGTAACCCTGTTGGGACCCCGCATCTCGGTGAAGGCTTGCCGCATACCTCAGCTTTGTATTAGTGATGCTTTGGGGAATGAGGGATTCAGGTAGTGCTTGGGGTTGGGAGGGTGAAGGGGGACAAACACTTTTAGGAGTCCAGGCCAGAGTGGAGATGAAGCATTCAAACGAGCAGGAAATTAAAGCAACGGTGACCAGGGGAAGGATAAGACAGACCCCCCAAGTATCCTTGGCATTGGTAGAGAACACCAGGTTTGGCTTCCCAATATATTTGGGGTGGGGACtcaaatgtattttgaatattaaaggAAAGGATAACTCGTTGAGGAACCTGGAGCAGCCCGGGTGTAGATATCTAACTACAGTGttcaagtaaacaaataatagGGGCTAGTGTAGGAGGGTGAGCTATTTCTCGTCTGTGGCCTCCTTTTCATAATCACAATGAGGTAATCTAAAGATGCTGAGAAACGCTGATGGCGCCAAAGGAAACAGTTTGGAAAAGCAGCTTGGGAATGCCCTGTAACAACAATGCTTCCCCTTGTGAAGGGCTTGAGAGAAGGCACACCCTTAACCATTATTTGTATCCCCAATGTATCtgcaggagctcaataaatgatagactaaatgaatgaatgaacagaggaGGACGAGGCAGCGAGTCTGAGGAGGATGTGGAGGCGGTCAAATCCCAGAGTCCAGCCCAGAGGCAGTAACCGTCAACAGCACCTAAAAAGTTCACAATCGAGGGCTAGGAGCAAGAACAACTCCCGTATTTGGCCCAGTCCAAAATCCTGCTGTTAGGGGGCGGGACTAGGAGGAGGGCATATTCCACGTCTGCCCGTCAACTGGCCAATCACCGCCTCAAGGGGGCGGGACTTCATTCTGTCTCCGCCCTTTCCTCTGGAAAGTAAATACGTTCGGGCACCGTTCAAACAGACCAATGGGTGCCGGATGTTTCCTGCGGTTGCTCCTCAAGATTGGTCGGAATTCGTCGTCCCGCCCTCCTTGTCACGCTTTTTGCCCCACCCTTTCGCACACAAGATGGCGGCGCCCAGCGGAATAGAGGCCGCGTTTGGGGTTTGCTGAAGCTGACTCCCTTTCCCACTGCCCCTTTGGACGCAAAGAGCCGCGAGCCCCGAGGACAGGGGCCGGGCGGGGACAGCGGTTCCTGCGTAGCTGGACCGCGAGCCCGCGCCCAGCCTGCGCCGCCCCCACCCGGCCCCGGCCCGATCCCATCCGTTCCCGGTCTCCTCTCGGTCTGACCCACTGCCCGGCCGTGGTTCGCCACCACCAGGCCTCCAAAGCTGAGATATCTCCTCCAGCCCGGGCTCACCTCCACTTTAGAGATGTTTGGCCTCTTCCCTTCCAAACGGGCCGCATTCAAAACCGGGACTCCTGGACCAGCATCtggtctcctctccctccactgaGACTCCACTTCGCTCTAACCCACTCCTTCCTCTGTTTCTTGATTCTCCCTGGCTTGGAGACTGCCTCACTTCCCTTCCAAATTAATCTCCGACGCCCCCAAATATTATTAACCTTGACACCCTCCTCAACCGGGAGTCAGACTTCCTTTTGGATTAACCTCCACAGTCCTATCATGGAGGCTGTGTACCTGATAGTGAATGGGGTGGGCCTTGTGCTGGACCTGCTGACCTTGGTGTTGGATCTCAACTTCCTGCTGGTGTCCTCCCTCCTGGCTTCTCTGGCCTGGCTCCTGGCCTTCATCTACAACCTGCCACACACGGTACTGACTAGTCTTCTGCACTTGGGCCGCGGAGTCCTGCTTTCACTGCTGGCCTTGATCGAAGCCTTGGTCCGGTTCACCTTTGGGGGCTTGCAGGCCTTGTGTACTCTGATGTACAGCTGCTGCTCTGGCCTGGAGAGCTTaaagctcctggggcacctggcctCTCACGGGGCACTGAGGAGCCGGGAGATACTGCACCGGGGTGTCCTCAACGTGGTCTCCAGTGGCCATGCTTTGCTGCGCCAGGCCTGTGACATCTGTGCCATTGCCATGAGCCTGGTGGCCTACGTGATCAACAGTCTGGTCAACATCTGTCTCATTGGCACTCAGAACCTTTTCTCCCTGATGCTGGCCCTGTGGGATGCCGTGATGGGGCCACTGTGGAGGATGACGGACGTTGTAGCTGCCTTCCTAGCCCACATTTCCAGCAGTGCTGTGGCCATGGCCATCCTCCTCTGGACCCCCTGCCAACTAGCACTGGAGCTCCTAGCGTCAGCTGCCCGCCTCCTGGCCAGCTTCGTGCTTGTCAATGTCACCGGCCTGGTGCTGCTGGCTTGTGTGCTGGCGGTGATGGTGACCGTGTTGCACCCGGACCTCACTCTGAGACTGGCCACCCGGGCACTCAGTCAGCTCCATGCCCGGCCATCCTACCACCGGCTGCGAGAAGATGTCGTGCGGCTATCTCGCCTGGCACTGGACTTGGAGGCCTGGCGCCGAGTCTGGAGCCGCAGCCTGCAGCTGGCCACCTGGCCGAACCGGGGAGGGGCCCCCGGGGCTCCTCAGGGTGGCCCGAGGAGGGCGCCCTCGGCCAGGACCTGGCGACAGGACACTCTTCCTGAAACAGGGCCCAGatcagaggcagaagaggaggaggtcGGGACGGTCAGAGCAACAGCTGCCCGTGGCCGGGAGAGGCTCAATGAGGATGAGCCCGTAGCTGGGCAAGACCCATGGAAGTTGCTCAAGGAGCAAGAGGAGCGGAAGAAGTGTGTCATCTGCCAGGACCAGAGCAAGACGGTGCTGCTGCTGCCCTGTCGGCACCTGTGCCTGTGCCAGGCTTGCACTGAAATCCTGATGCGCCACCCCATCTACCACCGCAACTGTCCACTCTGCCGCCGAGGCATTCTGCAGACCCTCAATGTCTACCTCTGAAGACTCCTTCCCTGTCTGCCCACCCGTCTGTGCTCCATGAAGCCACCTGTGCTAGGACAGCTTTAACACCCGACCTCTCGGTTTCCGGCCTGaattccctcctgcccccatggcTGTCATGCCAAGCCTCTAAGCCATACATCCAGGACATTGAGATAGGATACTCTGGAAGACTTATGAGCCGGGTGGGGCAGGGTAACAGCTCTTCCTTACCCTGTGGGTCCCCGTGACGCCGGAGGTGGTGAGTGTGTCACACTATGCAAGGCCCCGAGACTGCCGTGGACTCCCCTCCAGGTTGCCAGGGCCCATCCAGATGCCAGCCTCTGGGGCTCCCCTCCGTGCTTCTGGTTTTTCTGTTGGGGATTTGCAGGTcctctccctggcccctccccatttcctccccagCTTCAGCCACAACAAAGCACTGTCATTTGGGTGTTTGGGCAACTCAGGGGCCTTGGAATGATCTTGAACCTTTGCTTTCAGCCAGAGCGCCCGTGCCCTGGTAAGCCTTGGGGATAGTATCTCTCAGGTGCCCTTAGAGCTACTACTTCTGCCTGTCTTGATCTTACGAGGCTCCCTCCCAATCTGATCCAAGAGCTAGGATCAAGAGTTTACCCCTTGGAGGGTGGGTGTCTGCACCTGGCTTTGGGACCACATACCCTCTGGCACCCCAGCTCCACCGGGAGCCTCAGGAGGGATAACCAGATTTCTACTCCTACCCTTTTCACTCCCCACATCACAGAGAACATTGGCATTCCCCTTCTGTTTGTCTCTCCCTGGCACTGGGGAGGGCAGACCGTGCACATTTGACGAGGGTCCAAATACAGAAGGGGCCAGCCTAGGGGCATGCAGCTCCCTGCTGGGTCTGTGTGGCCCAGTTTCTAGTGAATAAAGTTCTGTTGACCGCTCTGACAGCCTCTGTGTGCATCCTTACAGGGGCGAGCAGTTGGTCAGGTTGACTGATGCTGCAGCAGGGTCCTTTGGTCCTGCTGGAGTCACTGTGGTCTGGGGGGACCTGGTGGGGGAAGAGATAAGATAGGATGTGAGTACTGTGCCTCGGGGAGAGCCCGTGCCAAGGGTGGCTGAATCCACCCCCGATTTGTGCCTTCTCACACACCTGGCTTTGGAAAAGCCCTCCCCGTCTTTTCTACTTTTGCCAGAATGAAGTCCCAGTACGGAGGAGTTGTGAATGGCTTCCCAGCTTCTCTGGTGCCACTCGTCCCAGGAGGGATTTGGGGTCCTTGCTGTCTGGAGTCCAGTCTACCCTCTGGTCCCTGGAGGAGCTGGCCCTTGACTTTGTGTCTCTTGGCATGGTGTGGGGCTGTGGTGGGCTGGGGTGTGGCTGTGAGGCCTCCTGGTGGAGAGCTGGGAGCTGAAGCCTAGAACCTGAGCCCAGTCCCCATGGTCATATCTGCCCTCACATGACCAGCAAGAGGGGGGCGGGGCACTCCCCCATAATTGTATGTTAAATCTAGGAGCATAATGCCAGGGGCAGCTTTCTAGAAGCCgttgggtgggggggtgggggggggggtgaagagggagaaagggtagGTTGGGAAGAAACTGAGAAGAGGCCCCACCACATTCTTTGGGGGTTGAGAGGCTGAATTGATTGTGGGTCTGGCAAGCCCTGGTTTGTTAGTCattgggttgggggtggggctggggctggggctggcttCTGGAGGTTTGAGGAGGGGAACCTTGAAGGGGCTTTGTGGCTAGCCTCAGACTTAGTGGCGCGGCCCACCCAGGCTATGCCCAGCATGGTGGGGGAGTTCTTCACGTCCATTTTGGAGTTGGGAGGCCTGGGGagagctccccgcccccccctcccccctcctttgcCCAACCCTAGGGGAGTTGAGCGCGGGGAGGCTTGGCTCCTTTCAGTCTCTGTTTAATGTGAGGATAAACATTTTCTGAGAGAAGATAAACTTCCTGAGCTGGGAGCAAAGGACCCCTTTTTCCTGCACCCCCATCCAGAATTACATTGGCAGACGTCAATACCCCATCCTCCCCCCTAACCACCCGAAGCAGGCATGAGCTCAAGCGCCTCAGGATCATTGCTGCATTCTGGAGCTGGGACGCCCTCTTGTGGTCATCTCAGAAATTACTTATCTCTAGCCACTCAGGAACGCACCACTTCCCCTGGGATGGGGGACAGAGAAATAGCTTTCCAGTCATCTAGAGACCAGGCAAGCAGCCAGAGCAGTCACAAATGCAAACCCCGGGCTCCTTTTTTTGTTGATcagggcaggggtgtgtgtgtgtgtgcggtgaAGGTAGCTCCCGCCCCGTTCATATGACATCTTTGAGTTAGGAAAAGGTGGTCAGAGCCCCATGGCAGAAGGCCACCCTCCtcagccaggcactcctattcACGTCCCACACGACTTAGGGGCAGCTCTATGGAGCGGCCTCTCGGTCAGCTAGGCCTGCATCCTGTATCTCTTGCCCCACGGCTCGTCCAGCCCAAGAGCCCTTCCTTCCGCAtcgctccctctcccctcccccatcctcagaATCAGGGCATCCCCACCACTTAAAGAAGAAAGGCTGAGCCAGTAGGaggattttttggggggagatttaTTGAATGGTCTCTGAGAAAAGGGCCCAGGAATAGGAAGGACAAGAGAGGACCCAGAGAAGCAGAGCACCAGGAAGAGGGCACCCCACCTCTGGGGTCCCGGGCCAGAGCAACTGGGGGACCCACACCTGCCAACACAGAGTGCCCCT contains the following coding sequences:
- the RNF26 gene encoding E3 ubiquitin-protein ligase RNF26, which gives rise to MEAVYLIVNGVGLVLDLLTLVLDLNFLLVSSLLASLAWLLAFIYNLPHTVLTSLLHLGRGVLLSLLALIEALVRFTFGGLQALCTLMYSCCSGLESLKLLGHLASHGALRSREILHRGVLNVVSSGHALLRQACDICAIAMSLVAYVINSLVNICLIGTQNLFSLMLALWDAVMGPLWRMTDVVAAFLAHISSSAVAMAILLWTPCQLALELLASAARLLASFVLVNVTGLVLLACVLAVMVTVLHPDLTLRLATRALSQLHARPSYHRLREDVVRLSRLALDLEAWRRVWSRSLQLATWPNRGGAPGAPQGGPRRAPSARTWRQDTLPETGPRSEAEEEEVGTVRATAARGRERLNEDEPVAGQDPWKLLKEQEERKKCVICQDQSKTVLLLPCRHLCLCQACTEILMRHPIYHRNCPLCRRGILQTLNVYL